From a single Micromonospora carbonacea genomic region:
- a CDS encoding NADH-quinone oxidoreductase subunit A has product MTGYLGSYATLGLLLLAAALFFVVAFAANRVLRPARPADPPGKRAGYECGLDPVGGDWAQMQIRYYVYAYLYVLFAVEAVFLFPWAVVFDRPGFGLVTVAEMGVFVGVLALGILYAWRKNILRWT; this is encoded by the coding sequence GTGACCGGTTACCTGGGCTCGTACGCGACGCTCGGGCTCCTGCTGCTCGCCGCCGCCCTCTTCTTCGTCGTGGCGTTCGCCGCGAACCGGGTGCTGCGTCCCGCCCGCCCGGCGGACCCGCCCGGCAAGCGGGCCGGCTACGAGTGCGGCCTCGACCCGGTGGGCGGCGACTGGGCCCAGATGCAGATCCGCTACTACGTGTACGCCTACCTCTACGTGCTGTTCGCGGTCGAGGCGGTCTTCCTCTTCCCGTGGGCGGTGGTCTTCGACCGGCCCGGCTTCGGGCTCGTCACGGTCGCCGAGATGGGCGTCTTCGTGGGCGTGCTGGCGCTGGGCATCCTCTACGCCTGGCGCAAGAACATCCTCCGCTGGACCTGA
- a CDS encoding 2-oxoacid:acceptor oxidoreductase subunit alpha has product MTKQIRQLDRVVIRFAGDSGDGMQLTGDRFTSETAQLGNDISTLPNFPAEIRAPAGTLPGVSSFQVHFADYDILTPGDAPNVLVAMNPAALKANLADLPRGADIIVNTDEFTKRNLAKVGYQASPLDDDSLDGYVVHPVALTSMTVRALADQQVSKKDAERAKNMFALGLLSWMYSRPYESTLRFLERKFAKRPELVAANVAAFRAGWNFGETTDSFSVRYEVKPAKMVPGTYRNITGNAALSLGLVAAGVRSGLPVFLGAYPITPASDILHELSKHKRFGVITMQAEDEIAAVGAALGASYGGMLGITTTSGPGVALKSETISLAVALELPLVIVDVQRAGPSTGMPTKTEQADLNMALYGRHGEAPVAVIAPKSPSDCFHAAIEAARIALTYRTPVLLLSDNYVANGSEPWLLPDVESLPDLRVEFATAPNGDDGTFLPYLRDPQTLARPWAIPGTPGLEHRIGGLEKADKTGDISYDPANHDFMVRTRAARIEAIPVPDVEVEDPDGNARLLVLGWGSTYGPIGAACRRLRQRGLSVAQAHLRHLAPMPANLGEVLRSYDRVVIPEMNLGQLAQVIRGKYLVDAIGYNQVRGLPFTATELETMLEEVLKNV; this is encoded by the coding sequence GTGACGAAGCAGATCCGTCAACTCGACCGGGTGGTCATCCGGTTCGCCGGCGACTCCGGCGACGGCATGCAGCTGACCGGTGACCGGTTCACCTCGGAGACGGCCCAGCTGGGCAACGACATCTCCACGTTGCCCAACTTCCCCGCCGAGATCCGGGCCCCCGCCGGGACCCTGCCGGGCGTGTCGAGCTTCCAGGTGCACTTCGCCGACTACGACATCCTCACCCCGGGCGACGCGCCGAACGTGCTGGTCGCGATGAACCCGGCCGCGCTCAAGGCCAACCTGGCCGACCTGCCGCGCGGCGCGGACATCATCGTGAACACCGACGAGTTCACCAAGCGCAACCTCGCCAAGGTGGGCTACCAGGCCAGCCCGCTCGACGACGACTCCCTCGACGGCTACGTGGTGCACCCCGTCGCGCTCACCTCGATGACCGTCCGGGCGCTCGCCGACCAGCAGGTGTCCAAGAAGGACGCCGAGCGGGCCAAGAACATGTTCGCCCTGGGCCTGCTCTCCTGGATGTACTCCCGGCCGTACGAGTCGACCCTGCGCTTCCTGGAGCGCAAGTTCGCCAAGCGCCCCGAGCTGGTCGCGGCGAACGTCGCGGCGTTCCGGGCCGGCTGGAACTTCGGCGAGACCACCGACTCCTTCTCGGTCCGGTACGAGGTGAAGCCGGCGAAGATGGTGCCGGGCACCTACCGCAACATCACCGGCAACGCGGCGCTCTCGCTCGGCCTGGTGGCCGCGGGCGTCCGCTCCGGCCTGCCGGTGTTCCTCGGCGCCTACCCGATCACCCCGGCGTCGGACATCCTGCACGAGCTGAGCAAGCACAAGCGGTTCGGCGTGATCACGATGCAGGCCGAGGACGAGATCGCCGCGGTCGGGGCGGCGCTCGGCGCGTCGTACGGCGGGATGCTCGGCATCACCACCACCAGCGGCCCCGGCGTGGCGCTCAAGAGCGAGACGATCTCCCTCGCGGTGGCGCTGGAGCTGCCGCTGGTCATCGTGGACGTGCAGCGGGCCGGCCCGTCGACGGGCATGCCCACCAAGACCGAGCAGGCCGACCTCAACATGGCCCTGTACGGCCGGCACGGCGAGGCCCCCGTCGCGGTGATCGCCCCGAAGTCCCCGTCGGACTGCTTCCACGCGGCCATCGAGGCGGCCCGGATCGCGCTGACCTACCGCACCCCGGTGCTCCTGCTCTCCGACAACTACGTCGCCAACGGCTCCGAGCCGTGGCTGCTGCCCGACGTGGAGTCCCTGCCCGACCTGCGGGTCGAGTTCGCCACCGCGCCCAACGGCGACGACGGCACGTTCCTGCCCTACCTGCGCGACCCGCAGACCCTGGCCCGCCCGTGGGCCATCCCGGGCACGCCGGGGCTGGAGCACCGCATCGGCGGCCTGGAGAAGGCCGACAAGACCGGCGACATCTCCTACGACCCGGCGAACCACGACTTCATGGTGCGCACCCGGGCGGCCCGGATCGAGGCGATCCCGGTGCCGGACGTCGAGGTGGAGGACCCGGACGGCAACGCCCGGCTGCTGGTGCTGGGCTGGGGCTCGACCTACGGCCCGATCGGCGCCGCCTGCCGGCGGCTGCGCCAGCGCGGCCTGTCCGTCGCGCAGGCCCACCTGCGGCACCTGGCCCCGATGCCGGCCAACCTCGGCGAGGTGCTGCGCTCCTACGACCGGGTGGTCATCCCCGAGATGAACCTCGGCCAGCTCGCCCAGGTGATCCGGGGCAAGTACCTGGTCGACGCCATCGGCTACAACCAGGTCCGCGGCCTGCCGTTCACGGCCACCGAGCTGGAGACGATGCTGGAAGAGGTCCTGAAGAATGTCTGA
- a CDS encoding 2-oxoacid:ferredoxin oxidoreductase subunit beta: protein MSEPVALKLTAKDFKSDQEVRWCPGCGDYAILAAVQQFMPELNIPRERIVFVSGIGCSSRFPYYMNTYGLHSIHGRAPAIATGLSVSRPDLSVWVVTGDGDALSIGGNHLIHALRRNVNLKILLFNNRIYGLTKGQYSPTSEVGKITKSTPAGSADAPFNPISLALGAEASFVGRTIDSDRKHLQSVLRAAAEHQGSAFVEIYQNCNIFNDGAFDQLKEPATRDDFLIRLEHGQPITFGADGRFCVVHPPGGFGLEVRETASVRPEEIVVHDATVADPAYAFALSRLPGLDLSNTPIGVFRSVDRPSYDSVVQAQVEEAKAKVTETPEQQLAGLLGSGDTWTIL from the coding sequence ATGTCTGAGCCCGTCGCCCTCAAGCTCACCGCGAAGGACTTCAAGTCCGACCAGGAGGTGCGCTGGTGCCCCGGTTGCGGTGACTACGCGATCCTCGCCGCCGTGCAGCAGTTCATGCCGGAGCTGAACATCCCCCGGGAGCGGATCGTCTTCGTCTCCGGCATCGGGTGCTCGTCCCGGTTCCCGTACTACATGAACACCTACGGGCTGCACTCGATCCACGGCCGCGCCCCGGCGATCGCCACGGGCCTGTCGGTGTCCCGCCCGGACCTGTCCGTGTGGGTCGTCACCGGCGACGGCGACGCGCTGTCGATCGGCGGCAACCACCTCATCCACGCGCTGCGCCGCAACGTCAACCTGAAGATCCTGCTGTTCAACAACAGGATCTACGGCCTGACCAAGGGGCAGTACTCTCCGACGTCCGAGGTCGGCAAGATCACCAAGTCGACGCCGGCCGGTTCGGCCGACGCCCCGTTCAACCCGATCTCGCTGGCCCTGGGCGCGGAGGCGAGCTTCGTCGGCCGCACCATCGACTCCGACCGCAAGCACCTCCAGTCGGTGCTGCGGGCCGCCGCCGAGCACCAGGGCTCGGCGTTCGTGGAGATCTACCAGAACTGCAACATCTTCAACGACGGGGCGTTCGACCAGCTCAAGGAGCCGGCCACCCGCGACGACTTCCTGATCCGGCTGGAGCACGGGCAGCCGATCACGTTCGGCGCCGACGGCCGGTTCTGCGTCGTCCACCCGCCGGGCGGCTTCGGCCTGGAGGTGCGGGAGACGGCGTCGGTCCGCCCGGAGGAGATCGTCGTGCACGACGCGACGGTCGCCGACCCGGCGTACGCGTTCGCGCTGTCCCGGCTGCCCGGGCTCGACCTGAGCAACACCCCGATCGGCGTGTTCCGCTCGGTCGACCGCCCGTCCTACGACAGCGTGGTCCAGGCCCAGGTCGAGGAGGCGAAGGCGAAGGTCACCGAGACCCCGGAGCAGCAGCTCGCCGGCCTGCTGGGCAGCGGCGACACCTGGACGATCCTCTGA
- a CDS encoding potassium channel family protein, protein MIHFPAQRRGPLSALSLRLAAALGLVFAVVTAVYLDRDGYRDVNEDGLTLLDCFYYAVVSLSTTGYGDITPAAPSARLVNVLFVTPARVLFLIILVGTTLEVLTEQYRTGRRLTRWRKSVKDHVIICGYGTKGRSAVSALLENGLDKSRIVVVERSPASLRQATSAGLVAIEGSATRSSVLNEAHVRNAKAVIIATDSDDASVLVALTVRQLTAGQVRIIAAAREAENAPLLKQSGAHHVIVSSATAGRLLGLSTSAPPLIDVVEDLLTPGQGMALAMRSAERDEVGRSPRELDALVIALVRRGKVVTLSDRAGAVIETGDMLVHVRDDRPQPAGTPG, encoded by the coding sequence GTGATCCACTTTCCCGCGCAGCGGCGGGGCCCGCTGAGCGCGCTGAGCCTGCGCCTGGCCGCCGCCCTGGGCCTGGTCTTCGCCGTCGTCACCGCGGTCTACCTCGACCGCGACGGCTACCGCGACGTCAACGAGGACGGCCTGACCCTCCTCGACTGCTTCTACTACGCGGTGGTCTCCCTCTCCACCACCGGGTACGGCGACATCACGCCGGCGGCACCGTCCGCCCGGCTGGTCAACGTCCTGTTCGTCACCCCGGCCCGGGTGCTCTTCCTGATCATCCTGGTCGGCACCACCCTGGAAGTCCTGACCGAGCAGTACCGGACCGGCCGTCGTCTGACGCGGTGGAGGAAGAGCGTGAAGGACCACGTCATCATCTGCGGCTACGGCACCAAGGGCCGCAGCGCGGTCTCGGCGCTGCTGGAGAACGGCCTCGACAAGTCCCGGATCGTGGTGGTCGAGCGCAGCCCGGCGTCGCTGCGGCAGGCTACCTCGGCGGGGCTCGTCGCGATCGAGGGGTCGGCCACCCGTTCCTCGGTGCTCAACGAGGCGCACGTGCGCAACGCCAAGGCGGTGATCATCGCAACCGACAGCGACGACGCGTCGGTGCTGGTCGCGCTCACCGTCCGGCAGCTCACCGCCGGGCAGGTGCGGATCATCGCGGCGGCCCGCGAGGCCGAGAACGCGCCGCTGCTCAAGCAGAGCGGCGCCCACCACGTGATCGTCTCCTCCGCCACGGCGGGCCGGCTGCTCGGCCTGTCCACCTCCGCGCCGCCGCTGATCGACGTGGTGGAGGATCTGCTGACCCCGGGGCAGGGCATGGCGCTGGCCATGCGTTCGGCGGAGCGCGACGAGGTCGGCCGCTCCCCGCGCGAGCTGGACGCCCTGGTCATCGCGCTGGTCCGCCGGGGCAAGGTGGTCACGCTCTCCGACCGGGCCGGCGCGGTCATCGAGACCGGCGACATGCTCGTGCACGTCCGCGACGACCGGCCCCAGCCCGCCGGCACGCCGGGCTGA
- a CDS encoding helix-turn-helix domain-containing protein produces MSLLRRVIGGVLRRVRQRQGRTLREVAEAAGVSLPYLSEVERGRKEASSEVLAAICRALGIDLSDLLEEARDDLRRVERRVPAAPRVALARLDEVVPVGGEPGPRLRVGFHADPTAPPQGGPRVECREPVAAGRVLRLGGVTPSAGGRLLHVGGVGLGASVVSVGGATPHPGPAVHVLPVRLFAAAPLRRPAARTVRALARRRGRAGRRLTAR; encoded by the coding sequence ATGTCGTTGCTGCGACGGGTGATCGGCGGCGTGCTGCGCCGGGTGCGGCAGCGTCAGGGCCGCACCCTGCGCGAGGTGGCCGAGGCGGCGGGGGTGTCCCTGCCCTACCTCTCCGAGGTCGAGCGCGGGCGCAAGGAGGCCAGCTCCGAGGTGCTGGCGGCGATCTGCCGCGCCCTCGGCATCGACCTGTCGGACCTGCTGGAGGAGGCCCGCGACGACCTGCGCCGGGTCGAGCGGCGGGTGCCCGCCGCGCCCCGGGTGGCCCTGGCCCGGCTGGACGAGGTGGTCCCGGTGGGCGGCGAGCCCGGCCCGCGCCTGCGCGTCGGCTTCCACGCCGACCCGACCGCGCCCCCGCAGGGCGGGCCACGGGTGGAGTGCCGGGAGCCGGTGGCCGCCGGCCGGGTGCTCCGGCTCGGCGGGGTCACCCCCAGCGCGGGCGGCCGGCTGCTGCACGTCGGCGGGGTGGGCCTGGGCGCGTCCGTGGTGTCCGTGGGCGGGGCGACGCCGCACCCCGGCCCGGCCGTCCACGTCCTGCCGGTCCGGCTGTTCGCGGCCGCGCCGCTGAGGCGTCCCGCCGCGCGTACCGTGCGGGCGCTGGCCCGGCGGCGGGGCCGGGCGGGCCGGCGGCTGACCGCCCGCTAG
- a CDS encoding ClpP family protease has protein sequence MTRYGVWMRDGGQPSFGDQVFQRLLRERIIFLGTEVTDESANQICAQLLLLAAEDSERDIYLYINSPGGSVSAGMAVYDTMRYIRNDVATLALGMAGSMGQFLLCAGTAGKRYALPHSRIMMHQPSGGFGGTVADITIQAENMLHVKRTMQELIARHSGRSLEQIQRDSDRDRWFTAEEAREYGLIDRVLSRVDQLAA, from the coding sequence ATGACCAGGTACGGCGTGTGGATGCGGGACGGCGGCCAGCCGTCCTTCGGCGACCAGGTGTTCCAGCGGTTGCTGCGGGAACGGATCATCTTCCTCGGCACGGAGGTCACCGACGAGTCGGCCAACCAGATCTGCGCGCAGCTCCTGCTGCTGGCGGCCGAGGACAGCGAGCGGGACATCTACCTCTACATCAACTCGCCGGGCGGCTCGGTCAGCGCCGGGATGGCCGTCTACGACACGATGCGGTACATCCGCAACGACGTGGCCACCCTGGCGCTCGGCATGGCCGGCTCGATGGGCCAGTTCCTGCTCTGCGCGGGCACCGCGGGCAAGCGGTACGCCCTGCCCCACTCGCGGATCATGATGCACCAGCCGTCGGGCGGCTTCGGCGGCACGGTCGCCGACATCACCATCCAGGCGGAGAACATGCTGCACGTCAAGCGCACGATGCAGGAGCTGATCGCCCGGCACAGCGGGCGCTCCCTGGAGCAGATCCAGCGGGACTCGGACCGGGACCGCTGGTTCACCGCCGAGGAGGCCCGGGAGTACGGCCTGATCGACCGGGTGCTCAGCCGGGTCGACCAGCTGGCGGCCTGA
- a CDS encoding winged helix-turn-helix transcriptional regulator yields MEATPFARDCGSRQVLDRIGDRWSVLVVLTLADGGRRFSELARRIEGVSQKMLTQTLRGLERDGLITRTAYATVPPRVDYALTGLGRSLLDLVGGLEAWATTHLGEVEAARARYDAAG; encoded by the coding sequence ATGGAAGCCACTCCCTTCGCCCGCGACTGCGGCAGCCGGCAGGTCCTCGACCGGATCGGCGACCGGTGGAGCGTGCTCGTCGTCCTCACCCTCGCCGACGGCGGGAGGCGCTTCAGCGAGCTGGCCCGGCGCATCGAGGGGGTGAGCCAGAAGATGCTCACCCAGACCCTGCGCGGCCTGGAACGCGACGGCCTGATCACCCGCACCGCGTACGCGACCGTCCCGCCCCGGGTCGACTACGCGCTGACCGGCCTCGGGCGCAGCCTGCTCGACCTGGTGGGCGGGCTGGAGGCATGGGCGACGACACACCTCGGCGAGGTCGAGGCCGCCCGCGCCCGCTACGACGCCGCCGGCTGA
- a CDS encoding SDR family oxidoreductase, translating to MSIVVTGATGHLGELIVAALLRRGVPAGEIVALGRDAGKLAGLAGHGVATRQVDYTDPGSLRAAFAGADRLMFVSGSEVGQRVAQHHNVVAAAREAGVGLVVYTSIANADRSGMILAGEHLATEREITASGLPYVILRNGWYLENYTDQLATYLQFGVTGAAGDGRVSAATRADYAEAAAAALTGAAETNRVYELGGPAFTLTELAEEVSRQTGQAVGYTDLPAEKLTEVLVSAGLPEGFAAVLADSDLGLARGELYVDGDDLAKLIGREPTTLAEALRAAR from the coding sequence ATGTCCATCGTCGTCACCGGAGCCACCGGCCACCTCGGCGAGCTGATCGTCGCCGCGCTGCTGCGGCGGGGCGTGCCCGCCGGGGAGATCGTGGCGCTCGGCCGGGACGCCGGCAAGCTCGCCGGCCTCGCCGGACACGGGGTGGCCACCCGGCAGGTCGACTACACGGACCCCGGGTCGCTGCGCGCCGCGTTCGCCGGGGCCGACCGGCTGATGTTCGTCTCCGGCAGCGAGGTCGGGCAGCGCGTCGCCCAGCACCACAACGTCGTCGCCGCCGCCCGCGAGGCCGGCGTCGGGCTGGTCGTCTACACCAGCATCGCCAACGCCGACCGCTCCGGCATGATCCTCGCCGGGGAGCACCTCGCCACCGAGCGGGAGATCACCGCGTCGGGCCTGCCGTACGTGATCCTGCGCAACGGGTGGTACCTGGAGAACTACACCGACCAGCTCGCGACGTACCTCCAGTTCGGTGTGACCGGCGCGGCGGGCGACGGGCGGGTCAGCGCCGCGACCCGCGCGGACTACGCCGAGGCCGCCGCCGCGGCGCTCACCGGCGCCGCCGAGACCAACCGGGTGTACGAGCTCGGCGGCCCGGCGTTCACCCTGACCGAGCTGGCCGAGGAGGTGTCCCGGCAGACCGGCCAGGCCGTCGGCTACACCGACCTGCCGGCGGAGAAGCTCACCGAGGTGCTGGTCTCCGCCGGCCTGCCCGAGGGCTTCGCCGCCGTCCTGGCCGACAGCGACCTGGGCCTGGCCCGGGGCGAGCTGTACGTCGACGGCGACGACCTGGCGAAGCTGATCGGCCGCGAGCCGACCACCCTCGCCGAGGCGCTGCGCGCCGCGCGCTGA
- a CDS encoding ROK family transcriptional regulator, with protein sequence MSGPRADKLPHASSKAAVLDAIRAAGTISRVGLISVTGFTAPTISNLVRKLIDEGLVVETGHAESTGGKRRVLLRLNHTSRYAVGVCLGQGVMTYVLTDLTGIVVARISRPGVGVEAPATVVSRIAAEIPTLVDSVGVDRARLVGVGLVFPGPLTGRGVAGLNPELRHWREFPLGAALEQATELPVVLDNDATAAALGEHWAGGFGTASAAAALYMGSGLGAGLVIDGITYRGPSGNAGELGHVCVAADGPPCWCGARGCVEAVAGPAAVVAAGRADAGLARALGLTTGAGPAAVARDFAAIGRAARRGEQRALALCERSARYVAAAARTLANVMDLEVIVLTGPGFAVAGSVYLPVLRQELHTVFSRSAHPVDVRLSRSAATASAVGAAALVLESELVPFHRGLRVSESLDGEFAPLPGSAR encoded by the coding sequence GTGAGCGGACCGAGGGCGGACAAGCTGCCGCACGCGAGCAGCAAGGCCGCGGTGCTGGACGCCATCCGGGCAGCCGGCACGATCAGCCGGGTGGGCCTGATCAGCGTGACCGGCTTCACTGCGCCCACCATTTCCAACCTCGTCCGCAAGCTCATCGACGAGGGCCTGGTCGTCGAGACCGGCCACGCCGAGTCGACCGGCGGAAAACGGCGGGTCCTGCTCCGGCTCAACCACACCTCCCGGTACGCGGTGGGCGTGTGCCTCGGCCAGGGCGTCATGACGTACGTCCTGACCGATCTGACCGGGATCGTGGTGGCCCGGATCTCCCGGCCCGGCGTCGGCGTCGAGGCGCCCGCGACGGTCGTCTCCCGGATCGCGGCCGAGATACCGACCCTGGTCGACAGCGTCGGCGTGGACCGGGCCCGGTTGGTCGGGGTGGGGCTGGTCTTCCCCGGCCCGCTCACCGGCCGGGGGGTCGCCGGCCTGAACCCCGAGCTGCGGCACTGGCGGGAGTTCCCGCTCGGCGCGGCGCTGGAGCAGGCGACCGAGCTGCCGGTGGTGCTGGACAACGACGCCACAGCCGCCGCCCTGGGCGAACACTGGGCGGGCGGGTTCGGCACGGCGAGCGCCGCCGCCGCCCTCTACATGGGCAGCGGCCTCGGCGCCGGGCTGGTCATCGACGGGATCACCTATCGCGGACCGAGTGGCAACGCCGGCGAGCTGGGGCACGTCTGCGTGGCCGCGGACGGCCCGCCCTGCTGGTGCGGCGCGCGGGGGTGCGTGGAGGCCGTCGCCGGGCCCGCCGCCGTGGTCGCGGCGGGGCGGGCGGACGCCGGCCTGGCCCGGGCGCTCGGCCTCACGACCGGCGCCGGCCCCGCGGCGGTGGCCCGCGACTTCGCCGCGATCGGCCGCGCCGCCCGGCGCGGGGAGCAGCGGGCCCTGGCGCTGTGCGAGAGGTCCGCGCGGTACGTCGCGGCGGCCGCCCGCACCCTGGCCAACGTGATGGACCTGGAGGTCATCGTGCTGACCGGGCCGGGCTTCGCCGTCGCCGGCTCGGTCTACCTGCCCGTGCTCCGCCAGGAGCTGCACACGGTGTTCTCCCGCTCCGCGCACCCCGTCGACGTACGGCTGTCCCGGTCCGCCGCCACCGCGTCCGCCGTCGGGGCCGCCGCCCTGGTCCTGGAGTCCGAGCTGGTCCCGTTCCACCGCGGGCTCCGGGTGTCGGAGAGCCTCGACGGGGAGTTCGCGCCGCTGCCCGGATCGGCCCGCTGA
- a CDS encoding LacI family DNA-binding transcriptional regulator → MSTTSAVGLVLARAPRLLGAEPFFMEFISGIEERLAEHGRSVLLHIVADHAAEIAAYRRWAQLRLAEAVVLVNPTAADPRPAVLRDLGLPVVVAGEPAGDTPAVRRDDVGSVRAAVAHLAGLGHRRIARISGPDSLRHTRTRTAALLAAAAPAGIDAVVLTGDYSEESGAAATVRLLRDGDPPSAIIYDNDLMAVGGLEVARELGLAVPRDLSMLAWDDSSLCRLSSPQLTTMSLDVHEFGALVAASVLALLDGEPVRERWCPTETVIARHTTGPAPAGKQGRTSA, encoded by the coding sequence ATGAGCACGACGAGCGCGGTCGGCCTGGTGCTCGCCCGGGCGCCCCGCCTGCTCGGCGCCGAGCCGTTCTTCATGGAGTTCATCTCCGGCATCGAGGAACGTCTCGCCGAGCACGGCCGGTCGGTGCTGCTGCACATCGTCGCCGACCACGCCGCCGAGATCGCCGCCTACCGCCGGTGGGCACAGCTCCGGCTGGCCGAGGCCGTGGTGCTGGTGAACCCGACCGCCGCGGACCCCCGGCCGGCGGTCCTGCGCGACCTGGGCCTCCCCGTGGTCGTGGCCGGCGAGCCAGCCGGCGACACCCCGGCCGTGCGGCGCGACGACGTCGGCTCGGTACGGGCGGCGGTCGCGCACCTGGCCGGCCTCGGGCACCGCCGGATCGCGCGGATCAGCGGGCCCGACAGCCTGCGGCACACCCGCACCCGCACGGCCGCGTTGCTGGCCGCCGCCGCCCCGGCCGGCATCGACGCCGTGGTCCTGACCGGCGACTACTCGGAGGAGTCGGGCGCGGCGGCGACCGTCCGGCTGTTGCGCGACGGCGACCCGCCCAGCGCGATCATCTACGACAACGACCTGATGGCGGTCGGCGGCCTGGAGGTGGCCAGGGAGCTGGGCCTGGCGGTCCCCCGCGACCTGAGCATGCTCGCCTGGGACGACTCCAGCCTGTGCCGCCTGTCCTCCCCGCAGCTCACCACGATGAGCCTCGACGTGCACGAGTTCGGCGCGCTGGTGGCCGCCTCCGTGCTCGCCCTGCTCGACGGCGAGCCGGTCCGGGAACGGTGGTGCCCCACCGAGACGGTGATCGCCCGGCACACCACCGGCCCCGCGCCGGCCGGGAAGCAGGGCCGGACGTCAGCTTGA
- a CDS encoding cellulase family glycosylhydrolase — protein sequence MRHRHALLAVGTTATLVAAGLAGLTFPASAAATGCSVAYTVQSQWTGGFSGNVAITNLGSALTGWTLTFDFPTSGQQVTQGWSATWSQSGTSVSAASLSWNGSLGTGGSTTIGFNGSWSGSNPVPKSFALNGTTCTGSVTSPTPEPTTTPPPTTPPPTTPPPTTPPPTTPPPTTPPPTGAAPALKVSGNRLVTASGATYRLLGVNRASGEFACVQGKGMWDSGPVDQASVNAMKAWNIRAVRIPLNEDCWLGLSGSPSGATYQQAVKDYVNLLVANGINPILDLHWTHGQYTGNISACADVNATCQKPMPSMQHTPQFWTGVANAFKGNDAVVFDLFNEPYPDAANNWSDMAAAWRCLRDGGTCTGITYEVAGMQDLVDAVRATGASNVLLVAGLTWTNDLSQWLTYKPNDPLGNIVASWHSYNFNACVTASCWDSQIGAVAAQVPVHAGEIGQDTCAHDYIDQVMTWLDSKRIGYTAWTWNPWGCSGGNVLIQDYNGTPTSTYGEGYKAHLLSVTP from the coding sequence ATGAGACATCGTCATGCCCTGCTGGCCGTCGGCACCACCGCGACCCTGGTCGCCGCCGGCCTGGCCGGGCTCACCTTCCCCGCCTCGGCCGCGGCCACCGGCTGCTCCGTGGCATACACCGTGCAGAGCCAGTGGACAGGCGGGTTCAGCGGGAACGTCGCCATCACCAACCTCGGCTCCGCCCTCACCGGCTGGACGCTGACCTTCGACTTCCCGACCAGCGGCCAGCAGGTCACCCAGGGCTGGAGCGCCACCTGGTCGCAGTCCGGCACGAGCGTCTCGGCCGCCAGCCTGAGCTGGAACGGATCGCTGGGCACGGGCGGATCGACCACGATCGGCTTCAACGGCTCGTGGAGCGGCAGCAACCCCGTGCCGAAGTCGTTCGCGCTCAACGGCACGACCTGCACCGGCTCGGTGACCTCGCCGACCCCGGAGCCGACCACCACCCCGCCGCCGACGACCCCGCCGCCCACCACTCCCCCGCCCACGACCCCACCGCCCACCACTCCCCCACCCACGACCCCGCCGCCGACCGGGGCCGCGCCCGCGCTGAAGGTCTCCGGCAACCGGCTGGTGACGGCGAGCGGGGCGACCTACCGGCTGCTCGGAGTCAACCGGGCCAGCGGTGAGTTCGCCTGCGTGCAGGGCAAGGGCATGTGGGACAGCGGCCCCGTCGACCAGGCCTCGGTCAACGCCATGAAGGCGTGGAACATCCGCGCCGTGCGGATCCCGCTCAACGAGGACTGCTGGCTCGGCCTCTCCGGCTCGCCCAGCGGCGCGACGTACCAGCAGGCCGTCAAGGACTACGTGAACCTGCTCGTGGCCAACGGGATCAACCCGATCCTCGACCTGCACTGGACCCACGGGCAGTACACCGGCAACATCTCCGCCTGCGCCGACGTCAACGCCACCTGCCAGAAGCCGATGCCCAGCATGCAGCACACTCCGCAGTTCTGGACCGGCGTCGCCAACGCCTTCAAGGGCAACGACGCCGTGGTGTTCGACCTGTTCAACGAGCCCTACCCGGACGCCGCCAACAACTGGTCGGACATGGCTGCCGCGTGGCGCTGCCTGCGCGACGGCGGCACCTGCACCGGCATCACCTACGAGGTCGCCGGCATGCAGGACCTGGTCGACGCCGTCCGGGCCACCGGTGCCAGCAACGTCCTGCTGGTCGCCGGCCTGACCTGGACCAACGACCTGAGCCAGTGGCTCACCTACAAGCCGAACGACCCGCTCGGCAACATCGTGGCGTCGTGGCACTCGTACAACTTCAACGCCTGCGTCACCGCCTCCTGCTGGGACAGCCAGATCGGCGCCGTCGCCGCGCAGGTGCCGGTGCACGCCGGCGAGATCGGCCAGGACACCTGCGCCCACGACTACATCGACCAGGTGATGACCTGGCTGGACTCCAAGCGGATCGGCTACACGGCGTGGACCTGGAACCCGTGGGGATGCAGCGGCGGCAACGTCCTCATCCAGGACTACAACGGCACCCCGACCAGCACCTACGGTGAGGGCTACAAGGCCCACCTGCTCTCCGTGACCCCGTAA